A single Notoacmeibacter ruber DNA region contains:
- a CDS encoding cryptochrome/photolyase family protein, producing the protein MPSPDDNRPALVLFRNDLRLEDNPALNAARLSGCPLVCVYIYETEGDAAFRRPGSASRWWLHHSLESLSSSIRSKGGSLILRSGRLVSAVESLIAETGACEVHASRRYDPAGLEADTELADALRDGDIPFYRHEGFLLHEPSSVRTSSNRFYRVFSPFARKVIPLVQDARPETCDLPFHFASPPESDKLGDYAFLPSEPDWASGFSPQWQPGEEGAQTTLQHFLSNGLSDYTVGRDHPGKYGTSRLSAHLAFGEISPRQVWHGVETAAPRNPGRGVTTFQRELIFREFAWHLLTNLPQMAWSNIDSRFDRFPWQEDANDPSLIDWQKGLTGYPIVDAGMRELWQTGWMHNRVRMIVASFLTKHLMVHWKRGEEWFYDTLVDADPANNAFNWQWTAGSGADAAPFFRIFAPVTQGRRFDADGRYVRAFVPEIAALPDKFLHAPWEAPDDVLSAANVKLGVDYPRPLVDHAAARQRALDAFKGLKDD; encoded by the coding sequence GTGCCCTCACCAGACGACAATCGCCCGGCTCTGGTCCTGTTTCGCAACGATCTGCGGCTTGAGGACAACCCTGCCCTGAATGCCGCTCGGCTAAGCGGCTGTCCGCTCGTGTGCGTCTACATTTACGAGACCGAGGGCGACGCGGCGTTTCGACGACCGGGTAGTGCAAGCCGCTGGTGGCTGCACCACTCGCTGGAAAGCCTCTCCTCGTCAATCCGGTCAAAAGGCGGAAGCCTGATTTTGCGCTCTGGTCGGCTTGTCTCCGCCGTTGAAAGCCTCATTGCCGAGACAGGTGCTTGCGAAGTCCACGCATCGCGCCGTTATGATCCGGCCGGGCTGGAGGCGGATACCGAACTGGCCGACGCACTTCGCGACGGCGATATCCCCTTTTATCGGCATGAAGGCTTTCTGCTTCACGAGCCCTCCTCGGTCCGAACGTCGTCGAACCGATTTTACCGTGTTTTTTCACCGTTCGCCCGCAAGGTCATTCCGCTGGTTCAGGATGCGCGGCCAGAAACATGCGATCTGCCTTTCCATTTCGCATCGCCACCCGAGAGCGATAAACTCGGCGATTATGCATTTCTGCCCAGCGAGCCGGACTGGGCTTCAGGTTTCTCGCCGCAATGGCAACCCGGTGAGGAAGGCGCTCAGACAACGCTTCAACACTTCCTGTCAAACGGTTTGAGTGATTATACGGTTGGCCGCGATCATCCCGGCAAATACGGAACATCTCGCCTCTCGGCGCATCTGGCTTTTGGCGAGATCAGCCCTCGCCAGGTCTGGCACGGTGTGGAGACGGCGGCGCCACGTAATCCCGGGCGCGGCGTCACGACCTTTCAGCGCGAATTGATCTTTCGGGAGTTTGCCTGGCATCTGCTGACCAACCTGCCCCAGATGGCCTGGAGCAATATCGACAGCCGGTTCGACCGTTTTCCCTGGCAAGAAGACGCCAACGACCCTTCGCTTATCGACTGGCAAAAGGGCCTTACGGGCTATCCCATCGTCGACGCCGGCATGCGCGAGCTCTGGCAGACAGGCTGGATGCACAACCGTGTCAGGATGATCGTCGCAAGTTTTCTGACCAAACATCTGATGGTGCATTGGAAGCGCGGCGAAGAATGGTTTTACGACACGCTTGTCGATGCCGACCCGGCCAATAATGCTTTCAACTGGCAATGGACAGCAGGATCCGGCGCCGACGCTGCGCCTTTTTTTCGTATTTTCGCGCCCGTGACCCAGGGACGCCGCTTCGATGCCGACGGCAGATATGTCCGGGCGTTCGTGCCAGAGATCGCTGCCCTTCCAGACAAGTTTCTGCATGCCCCATGGGAAGCACCGGATGACGTACTTTCCGCCGCCAATGTGAAACTCGGCGTCGACTATCCTCGTCCTTTGGTAGACCACGCTGCGGCACGCCAGCGAGCGCTCGACGCATTTAAAGGCCTGAAGGACGATTGA
- a CDS encoding NAD(P)/FAD-dependent oxidoreductase has translation MNFVDPALSRQTREGQKEKPDIAVIGSGISGASCAWALRHCANVTLFEAEDRAGGHTATRDVQIGDRKIPVDTGFIVFNTLTYPLLTTLFDHLRVRTEESEMSFSLSMDNGSFEWAGSDDWRQAIAQKRNIFRPRFWQMLWGMKRFNERSAEERGSAYLKSLTLGEWLDHHNFSQAFRDDYLIPMSAAIWSTPREAMLDFPADAFLSFFHNHRLNSMDRPKWRTVSGGARNYLDRLLAPVGRDGRVLLNAKVDAVLPSEAGPIVRTSRIERRFDHVVLASHSDQSLAMLSADTNTRRKSVLSAIGYRPNRVILHSDSSFMPKRRRAWAAWNYHRSSEEEGNGEVSVTYWMNRLQNIDSEIPLFVTLNPSTEPDPATIFGEWRYDHPQFNAGGMAAQGILEAVQGKDGIWLAGAWTGYGFHEDGLRSGLRIAAALGADIPFPAELEPFYPTDADVETPKDGLRRKEAAE, from the coding sequence ATGAATTTTGTAGACCCTGCCCTGTCCCGCCAAACGCGTGAAGGCCAAAAGGAAAAGCCCGACATTGCGGTCATAGGCAGCGGTATTTCAGGCGCCTCTTGCGCATGGGCCTTGCGGCATTGTGCCAATGTGACCCTTTTCGAAGCCGAAGACCGTGCAGGTGGCCATACAGCCACACGCGACGTGCAGATTGGCGACCGGAAGATTCCGGTCGACACCGGCTTTATTGTTTTCAATACGCTCACCTACCCCTTGCTGACCACGCTTTTTGATCATCTGCGGGTCAGGACGGAAGAGAGCGAGATGAGCTTTTCGCTCTCGATGGATAACGGCAGTTTCGAATGGGCTGGCTCCGATGACTGGCGGCAGGCAATCGCTCAGAAACGCAACATATTCCGTCCGCGGTTCTGGCAGATGCTCTGGGGCATGAAGCGTTTCAACGAACGCTCCGCAGAAGAACGGGGCTCCGCCTATCTGAAATCGCTCACCCTTGGGGAGTGGCTGGATCATCATAATTTCAGTCAGGCATTCCGCGACGATTACCTGATCCCGATGAGCGCAGCTATCTGGTCGACACCGCGCGAAGCGATGCTCGATTTTCCCGCAGACGCGTTCCTCTCCTTCTTCCACAACCACCGCCTCAACAGCATGGACCGGCCGAAATGGCGAACCGTGAGCGGCGGTGCGCGCAACTATCTCGATCGCCTTCTGGCTCCGGTCGGCCGCGATGGCCGAGTGCTGCTGAATGCGAAGGTGGACGCCGTGCTTCCATCGGAAGCCGGACCGATCGTCCGGACGAGCCGGATCGAGCGGCGGTTCGACCATGTGGTTCTCGCCAGCCATAGCGATCAGTCGCTCGCAATGCTGTCAGCCGATACCAACACGCGGAGGAAGTCGGTTCTCTCCGCCATTGGCTACCGGCCGAACCGTGTGATTTTGCACAGCGACTCATCTTTCATGCCCAAGCGTCGGCGCGCATGGGCAGCGTGGAACTATCACCGCTCCTCAGAGGAAGAGGGCAACGGAGAGGTCTCCGTGACCTATTGGATGAACAGGCTGCAGAATATCGATTCCGAGATTCCGCTGTTCGTCACGCTCAATCCCAGTACCGAGCCCGATCCTGCAACGATTTTCGGCGAATGGCGCTACGATCACCCACAGTTCAATGCAGGTGGAATGGCGGCGCAAGGCATTCTGGAGGCGGTTCAAGGCAAAGACGGCATCTGGCTGGCTGGTGCATGGACCGGTTACGGCTTCCATGAAGATGGCCTCCGTTCGGGCTTGCGTATCGCCGCCGCCCTCGGGGCCGACATCCCATTCCCTGCCGAATTGGAGCCGTTTTATCCCACCGATGCGGACGTCGAAACACCAAAGGACGGCTTGAGGAGAAAAGAGGCGGCCGAGTGA
- a CDS encoding DUF1365 domain-containing protein, with product MKRRLPSTMTANGAPPEDAAVLYAGKVMHHRLHPVGHRFSYKVYSLLIDVDRLDEANRLSFLLGIEAPGLLSFRATDHLRKDQTDLRHQADAWFREAKPSSPLPHRWLLLCYPRMFGWVFNPISVWFGLSEDDTVQMIVYDVRNTFGGRHAYLAPVIESEISNAGIRQSSDKRLHVSPFIGPEMTYDFRVLPPGEAVKLRIHETDREGPLFEAVFAGRQHPVTTRSLLGYLFAIPFLPFKIYAAIHWEALKLWIKGVKFRGAGDQDRDDHDTIQSRSASCGARPEGHEFP from the coding sequence GTGAAGCGACGCCTGCCCTCCACGATGACTGCAAACGGTGCGCCGCCAGAAGACGCCGCCGTCCTCTATGCGGGGAAGGTGATGCATCATCGCCTTCATCCTGTCGGCCATCGCTTTTCCTACAAGGTTTATTCCCTGCTGATCGACGTCGACCGCCTGGACGAGGCCAACCGCCTGTCTTTCCTTCTGGGTATTGAAGCTCCCGGTCTTCTCTCCTTTCGTGCGACCGACCATCTGCGAAAAGACCAGACAGACCTGCGCCACCAGGCGGACGCTTGGTTTCGCGAGGCAAAGCCGTCCTCACCCCTACCCCACCGCTGGCTCCTGCTGTGCTATCCGCGCATGTTCGGATGGGTCTTCAATCCGATCAGCGTCTGGTTCGGATTGAGCGAGGACGATACGGTGCAGATGATCGTCTACGATGTCCGCAATACCTTTGGCGGAAGACATGCATATCTCGCGCCAGTGATTGAGAGCGAAATCAGCAATGCGGGGATCCGGCAGAGCAGCGACAAGCGCCTCCACGTCTCGCCCTTCATCGGCCCTGAGATGACCTATGATTTTCGCGTCCTGCCACCGGGAGAGGCGGTCAAGCTGCGTATTCACGAAACCGACAGGGAGGGGCCGCTGTTCGAGGCCGTGTTTGCCGGTCGGCAGCATCCCGTCACTACCCGCTCTCTGCTGGGGTACCTCTTCGCCATCCCCTTCCTGCCGTTCAAGATTTATGCTGCAATCCACTGGGAAGCCTTGAAGCTCTGGATCAAAGGCGTGAAATTTCGTGGCGCCGGTGATCAGGACCGTGACGATCATGACACGATCCAAAGCCGATCTGCTTCTTGCGGCGCGCGACCTGAAGGACACGAGTTTCCATGA
- a CDS encoding SAM-dependent methyltransferase: protein MTDTSLQEIHIRPGMELPKALKDIPLTARKALASLSSIRAGSLRATLPDGRLIVIEANKAGPAGQLHLYNWRLPRRAFMDGTVGVAESWFDGDWDSPDIVTFLELFLANTETLNEVASTGSRLSHMVQKVRHWLNSNSRRGARRNISAHYDLGNDFYRLWLDPTMTYSSALWQAGTETLEEAQKAKYEALLDAMNVSAGEHILEIGCGWGGFAESAARRGCHVTGLTISQQQHDFAEQRLADAGFADRSEIIFRDYRDETGLYDHVASIEMFEAVGERWWSTYFETLRRTLKPGGTAGLQIITIHESAFEDYRRYPDFIQRYVFPGGMLPTPTHLRALASEVGLSIEYENPFPQDYARTLALWRERFEEAWPKVRALGFDERFRKVWLFYLYYCEAGFRQEHIDVRQIILRKPA, encoded by the coding sequence ATGACCGACACAAGCCTTCAAGAGATTCACATTCGTCCTGGCATGGAATTGCCAAAGGCTCTGAAGGACATTCCCCTTACTGCTCGCAAGGCATTGGCCAGCCTCTCCTCGATCCGCGCCGGGTCGTTGCGAGCGACCCTGCCGGACGGCCGCCTCATCGTTATAGAGGCCAACAAGGCTGGCCCTGCCGGCCAATTGCATCTCTACAATTGGCGCCTACCACGCCGTGCTTTTATGGATGGAACGGTTGGCGTTGCCGAGAGCTGGTTTGACGGCGATTGGGACAGCCCCGACATCGTCACCTTTCTGGAGCTTTTCCTCGCGAATACCGAAACCTTGAACGAGGTTGCGAGCACCGGCAGCAGGCTCTCGCACATGGTGCAGAAGGTCCGGCACTGGCTGAACAGCAATTCGCGAAGGGGTGCCCGTCGCAATATCTCGGCTCACTACGACCTAGGCAACGATTTCTATCGTCTCTGGCTCGACCCTACCATGACGTATTCATCGGCCCTTTGGCAGGCTGGCACCGAGACGCTGGAAGAGGCGCAGAAAGCGAAATACGAGGCGTTGCTGGATGCCATGAATGTGAGCGCCGGCGAACACATTCTGGAAATCGGCTGCGGCTGGGGGGGCTTTGCAGAAAGCGCGGCCCGGAGGGGATGCCATGTCACGGGGCTGACCATCAGCCAGCAGCAACATGATTTTGCCGAGCAGCGCCTTGCGGATGCCGGGTTTGCTGACAGGAGCGAGATCATTTTTCGCGATTACCGGGACGAAACGGGCCTTTACGACCATGTTGCTTCCATCGAAATGTTCGAGGCGGTGGGCGAGCGTTGGTGGTCTACCTACTTCGAAACGCTCAGGCGAACGCTCAAGCCTGGGGGCACGGCAGGGCTCCAGATCATCACGATTCACGAGAGCGCATTCGAGGATTATCGCCGCTACCCCGATTTCATACAGCGTTACGTCTTTCCAGGCGGCATGCTGCCGACGCCCACCCATCTGCGAGCGCTGGCAAGCGAGGTGGGCCTCTCCATCGAATATGAAAATCCATTTCCTCAGGATTATGCCCGCACGCTTGCCCTCTGGCGTGAGCGGTTCGAAGAGGCATGGCCGAAGGTCCGGGCTCTGGGATTCGACGAGCGCTTTCGAAAGGTCTGGCTGTTTTATCTCTATTATTGCGAAGCCGGTTTCCGGCAGGAGCATATCGACGTTCGGCAGATCATCCTGCGCAAGCCCGCTTAG
- a CDS encoding GNAT family N-acetyltransferase yields the protein MSELKAVFTWLQRTEPPGPMPPAPLAGQMALMRVSNVPLAFYRFLLDQIGRNHHWVQRMRLPDDTLRSILDASTTDIAVLYLDGAPAGLFEIDRKRDGVAHIVHFGLMAHAQGRKLSRWFFHAALSAAWNEGTERVTIGTTSLDHPAALRLYQRFGFEVTERSQGTIRPLSEPERFQKLGGLS from the coding sequence ATGAGTGAACTGAAAGCGGTTTTCACCTGGCTTCAAAGAACGGAGCCACCCGGCCCGATGCCGCCGGCGCCTCTGGCGGGGCAGATGGCCCTGATGCGCGTATCCAACGTGCCACTTGCATTCTATCGGTTCCTCCTCGACCAGATCGGCCGCAATCATCACTGGGTGCAGCGGATGCGTCTTCCGGACGATACGTTGCGGTCCATCCTCGATGCATCCACGACGGATATCGCGGTGCTCTATCTTGATGGCGCACCAGCCGGGCTTTTCGAGATCGACCGGAAGCGTGACGGCGTTGCGCATATCGTCCACTTCGGCCTTATGGCGCATGCTCAGGGGCGCAAACTGTCGCGCTGGTTCTTTCACGCGGCCTTGTCGGCAGCATGGAATGAAGGGACGGAGCGCGTCACGATCGGTACGACGTCGCTCGATCACCCCGCTGCATTACGGCTCTATCAGCGTTTCGGATTTGAAGTCACCGAGCGCTCGCAGGGCACGATACGGCCATTGAGCGAGCCTGAACGGTTTCAGAAACTCGGTGGGCTTTCCTAA
- the sseA gene encoding 3-mercaptopyruvate sulfurtransferase: MTDELPQPMVSAEWLEEHLHEPGLSILDASWYLPAQGRDAEEEYEAGHIPGAVFFDQDLVVEPGSDLPHTLPSPRHFAQHVGSMGVAVHDRIVVYDGPGFFTAPRVWWMLRTMGAKNVAVLSGGADGWKAEGRPVTKEPTKVAPCLFETDFDENAVVSLDEMKAVAGSGDAVIVDARPAGRFTGEEPEPREGMKSGHIPGSRNVPTTSLSKDGALKDEAALASLFEDAGVQKDRPVITSCGSGVTAAALLLALEQAGYENVRLYDGSWSEWGSRPETDVETGPARAGG, translated from the coding sequence ATGACCGACGAATTGCCGCAGCCGATGGTTTCCGCCGAATGGCTTGAAGAGCACCTGCATGAGCCGGGGCTGTCGATCCTGGATGCCTCCTGGTATCTGCCGGCGCAGGGCCGGGATGCGGAAGAAGAGTATGAGGCCGGTCACATTCCCGGCGCGGTCTTCTTCGATCAGGATCTGGTCGTCGAGCCTGGCTCCGATCTGCCTCACACTTTGCCTTCGCCACGACATTTCGCGCAGCATGTCGGTTCCATGGGCGTCGCCGTGCATGACCGGATCGTCGTGTATGACGGGCCAGGATTCTTCACGGCGCCGCGGGTCTGGTGGATGCTCCGCACAATGGGAGCCAAAAATGTTGCGGTTCTGAGTGGCGGCGCGGATGGCTGGAAAGCCGAGGGGCGCCCAGTTACCAAGGAGCCGACGAAGGTCGCACCCTGCCTGTTCGAAACCGATTTCGATGAAAATGCCGTTGTCTCGCTCGATGAGATGAAAGCTGTTGCCGGCTCGGGCGATGCCGTGATCGTCGACGCTCGCCCTGCCGGCCGCTTCACCGGAGAGGAGCCTGAACCACGCGAAGGCATGAAGTCCGGTCACATCCCCGGTTCGCGCAATGTCCCGACAACAAGTCTGTCGAAAGACGGGGCCCTCAAGGACGAAGCGGCTCTCGCATCGCTCTTTGAAGACGCAGGTGTTCAAAAGGACCGGCCTGTCATCACCAGTTGCGGGTCCGGCGTGACAGCGGCGGCTCTGCTTCTGGCGCTGGAGCAAGCCGGGTATGAGAATGTTCGACTCTATGACGGCTCCTGGTCGGAGTGGGGCTCTCGACCGGAAACGGATGTGGAGACCGGACCGGCGCGAGCCGGTGGTTGA
- a CDS encoding GFA family protein, with the protein MKLEGSCHCGAVRFTCESSAPVPYQRCYCSICRKQQGGGGYAINLGADADTMQVEGRENVTVYHAEMEHGTSSGERHFCSRCGSGLWLFDPTWPDLIHPFASAIDNDLPEPPAITSLMLDSKANWAEVHDGPGDKHFDEYPDESLAEWHTRHEWKAPS; encoded by the coding sequence ATGAAACTCGAAGGTTCCTGCCATTGCGGGGCGGTTCGCTTCACCTGCGAGTCCTCAGCTCCCGTTCCGTATCAGCGCTGCTATTGCTCCATTTGCCGAAAGCAACAGGGCGGTGGCGGCTATGCGATCAATCTGGGCGCTGATGCCGATACGATGCAGGTCGAGGGCCGGGAGAATGTCACCGTCTATCATGCCGAGATGGAGCATGGAACGAGTTCCGGCGAACGGCATTTCTGTAGCCGCTGCGGATCGGGGCTTTGGCTTTTCGATCCCACCTGGCCGGACCTCATTCATCCCTTTGCCTCCGCCATCGACAATGATCTGCCGGAGCCGCCGGCGATCACCTCCCTCATGCTCGATTCCAAGGCCAATTGGGCCGAGGTGCATGATGGGCCAGGCGATAAGCACTTTGATGAATATCCCGATGAATCGCTCGCCGAATGGCACACGCGACACGAATGGAAGGCGCCTTCATGA
- a CDS encoding alanyl-tRNA editing protein: protein MADPTEQLFAADAYLSTVEANVVAVDGDGAILLDRTNFYATSGGQPGDTGFLERADGTQIAVTGTVYGDPSKSVIRHLTGGGVLPEPGEKLILHIDWERRHKLMRMHTACHLLSVVCPFPITGASVGEEESRVDFDMADAPDKAEITSQIMRLVSENHPIFTRTIQESELEANPGLVKSKNVRPPRGTGSIRLVCIGDDANVDSQPCGGTHVTETGEVGPVHIGKIEKKGRENRRFRIRFGALDSS, encoded by the coding sequence ATGGCTGATCCGACCGAGCAGCTCTTTGCGGCCGATGCCTATCTATCGACGGTGGAAGCAAACGTCGTCGCCGTAGACGGCGATGGCGCGATCCTTCTCGACCGGACAAACTTTTACGCGACCTCTGGCGGGCAGCCGGGCGATACCGGCTTTCTGGAACGTGCCGACGGCACTCAGATAGCTGTCACCGGCACGGTCTATGGTGATCCGTCCAAATCCGTCATCCGCCACCTGACCGGGGGAGGCGTGCTACCGGAACCCGGCGAAAAGCTTATCCTTCACATCGATTGGGAGCGTCGGCATAAGCTGATGCGGATGCATACGGCTTGCCATCTGCTCTCTGTCGTTTGCCCTTTTCCGATCACCGGCGCTTCGGTGGGTGAGGAGGAGAGCCGTGTCGATTTCGACATGGCCGATGCCCCGGACAAGGCGGAAATCACCAGCCAAATCATGCGTCTTGTTAGCGAAAATCATCCGATTTTCACGCGTACGATCCAGGAGAGCGAGCTGGAAGCCAATCCCGGCCTTGTCAAAAGCAAGAATGTCCGACCGCCGCGCGGAACAGGGTCGATCCGTCTCGTATGCATCGGGGATGACGCGAATGTCGACAGCCAGCCCTGCGGCGGCACCCATGTTACCGAGACGGGCGAAGTCGGACCGGTCCACATTGGCAAGATCGAAAAGAAAGGGCGTGAAAACCGGCGTTTCCGAATTCGCTTCGGTGCCCTAGATTCTTCCTGA
- a CDS encoding cysteine synthase A, translated as MARSVLDCIGETPLIRLHKASELTGCEILGKAEFLNPGQSVKDRAGLFIIRDAEEKGLLQPGGVIVEGTAGNTGIGLTVVAKALGYRTVIVIPETQSQEKKDALRLLGAELLEVPAVPYKNPNNYVKVSGRLAEKLARESNKGAIWANQFDNVANRDGHIRTTAQEIWRQTDGKVDGFVAAVGTGGTLAGTAMGLKEHNPQIKSALADPGGAALYSYYTDGELKSEGTSITEGIGQGRITANLEGFTPDFAYRIPDEEALPIIFDLVQEEGLCLGGSSGINIAGAIRLAKDLGPGHTIVTILCDYGTRYQSKLFNPDFLEGKGLPVPGWMETTPQIDIPFEDA; from the coding sequence ATGGCTCGCTCAGTTCTCGATTGCATCGGCGAAACGCCGCTCATTCGCCTCCACAAGGCATCGGAGCTGACCGGCTGCGAAATTCTCGGCAAGGCGGAATTTCTCAATCCCGGTCAGTCCGTGAAGGACCGGGCCGGCCTCTTCATTATCCGCGATGCGGAGGAAAAGGGGTTGTTGCAGCCTGGCGGAGTCATCGTCGAGGGGACGGCCGGCAATACGGGTATCGGCCTCACCGTCGTGGCCAAGGCGCTCGGCTACCGGACCGTCATCGTGATTCCGGAAACGCAGAGCCAGGAGAAGAAGGATGCGCTCCGCCTTCTGGGAGCCGAATTGCTCGAGGTTCCCGCTGTTCCCTACAAGAACCCGAACAATTACGTGAAGGTTTCGGGCCGGTTGGCTGAAAAGCTCGCCCGCGAATCCAACAAGGGCGCGATCTGGGCGAACCAGTTCGACAATGTGGCCAATCGCGATGGACACATTCGGACCACCGCGCAGGAGATATGGCGCCAGACTGACGGAAAGGTCGACGGGTTCGTCGCGGCTGTGGGCACCGGCGGCACGCTGGCAGGCACGGCGATGGGATTGAAGGAGCACAACCCGCAGATCAAATCGGCGCTTGCCGATCCGGGCGGTGCTGCTCTCTACAGCTATTACACCGATGGCGAATTGAAGAGCGAAGGTACGTCGATCACCGAAGGGATCGGCCAAGGGCGCATCACCGCCAATCTCGAAGGCTTCACACCGGACTTTGCCTATCGTATTCCCGACGAGGAAGCGCTGCCGATCATCTTCGATCTGGTGCAGGAGGAAGGCCTATGCCTGGGCGGCTCCTCCGGGATCAACATTGCCGGCGCAATCCGCCTTGCCAAGGATCTGGGACCCGGCCACACCATCGTGACCATCCTCTGCGATTACGGCACACGCTATCAGAGCAAGCTCTTCAACCCTGATTTTCTCGAAGGGAAGGGACTGCCGGTCCCCGGCTGGATGGAAACGACGCCGCAGATCGACATCCCCTTCGAAGACGCGTGA
- a CDS encoding SDR family NAD(P)-dependent oxidoreductase: MSLYRAKPADGVCFLTGASSGIGRATALILARKGWTVLGVARSEDKLKSLADEAEALPGKIIPAPCDVTDEDALQALMERSVAEHGAIALAVFVAGNYWPVIGTDPSLENLKKTYKINVFGTLNGLVPAILHMRERGRGHVAIVGSVSAYGGLPMASAYGASKAALNNMAAALKFDLDKINIRTQIINPGFVDTPLTEQNNFQMPFLMEVDDAAEALVDGLEHGGFEVTFPKSLAYILKFINLFPYGVYFPVMRRAMGWKDRKVREPKHFFARPDREKRPDASGDDVD; the protein is encoded by the coding sequence ATGTCCCTCTACCGAGCAAAGCCAGCCGATGGCGTCTGTTTCCTGACCGGCGCTTCATCGGGCATCGGGCGTGCTACCGCCCTGATCCTGGCGCGAAAGGGATGGACGGTTCTCGGCGTGGCCCGCAGTGAAGACAAGCTCAAGAGCCTTGCTGATGAAGCGGAAGCATTGCCGGGTAAAATCATCCCCGCTCCCTGCGACGTCACCGACGAAGATGCTTTGCAGGCCTTGATGGAACGATCTGTTGCCGAACATGGCGCGATCGCCCTCGCCGTTTTTGTCGCAGGCAATTACTGGCCGGTCATCGGCACGGACCCCAGTCTGGAGAACCTAAAAAAGACATACAAAATCAACGTATTTGGAACGTTGAACGGACTTGTTCCAGCCATCCTGCACATGCGCGAGCGTGGCCGCGGACACGTCGCCATCGTCGGGTCGGTTTCAGCCTATGGCGGCCTGCCCATGGCTTCGGCCTATGGCGCTTCGAAAGCCGCCCTCAACAACATGGCCGCGGCGCTGAAATTCGATCTCGACAAGATCAACATCCGGACTCAGATCATCAATCCGGGCTTTGTAGATACGCCGCTTACCGAGCAGAACAACTTTCAGATGCCGTTCCTGATGGAGGTGGACGACGCCGCCGAAGCCCTGGTCGACGGCCTCGAACATGGCGGGTTCGAAGTGACCTTCCCGAAATCGCTCGCCTATATCCTGAAATTCATCAACCTCTTCCCCTATGGGGTCTATTTCCCCGTCATGCGCCGGGCGATGGGCTGGAAGGACAGAAAAGTTCGCGAGCCAAAGCATTTTTTCGCCAGACCCGATCGCGAAAAGCGGCCCGATGCCTCTGGTGACGATGTCGACTAG